TGAAAATTAAAATATTCCGCATTCTAAATTCCGCAATCCGCAATTGAAAAGATGGATAGATTTGTTATTGAGGGAGGAAAGCCATTAAATGGAGAGATTGAGGTATTGGGAGCAAAGAATGCGATTCTGCCAATGATGGCTGGGGCTATTTTAGCTAAAGGAAAGACAATTATAAAAAATGTTCCAGATATAAAGGATGTCTCTGTTTTTGTAAAATTGCTTGAATACTTAGGTGCCTCTTGCTCTTATTACAACCACACATTAGAAATAGATACAACAAATGTTAATAAAACAGAAGCACCCTATGAGCTTGTCTGTCAGATGAGGGCATCCTTCCTTGTGGCAGGTCCTTTATTGGCAAGGTTTGGGAAGGCTTGTGTCTCTTTCCCTGGCGGATGTGCTTTGGGAGCAAGGAATATAGACATCCACCTCAAGGGTTTTGAAAAATTTGGGGCAGAGATAAAAGAGGAGGGAGGTTATATTACATTAGAAGCTGATAAGCTAAAGGGATGCGAGATTTATCTTGATTACCCAACCCATACAGGAACAGAAAATCTTATAATGGTAGGGGTATTAGCTGATGGGAAGACAATAATTGAAAATTGTGCAAAGGAGCCAGAGATTGTTGATTTTGTCTTATTCCTTAAAAAGATGGGTGCTAAAATAGAAGGAGAGGGAAGTTCAACCATCATTATTGAGGGTGTTTCCTCTTTAAACCCTTGTGAATATTTACCCATTCCCGACAGGATTGAGGCAGGAACATTTCTTATTGCCGGTGCCATTACAAAGGGAAGGGTATTTGTCCAGAATGCAATATACGAGCATATGAGAGGCTTAATTGCAAAGATGTCTGAAATGGGGGTTATAATTAAAAAAAGGGATTCGGGAATTGAGGCAATTGTAAAAGAAAGGTTTAAAGCAACCAATGTTATCACAGG
This window of the bacterium genome carries:
- the murA gene encoding UDP-N-acetylglucosamine 1-carboxyvinyltransferase, whose product is MDRFVIEGGKPLNGEIEVLGAKNAILPMMAGAILAKGKTIIKNVPDIKDVSVFVKLLEYLGASCSYYNHTLEIDTTNVNKTEAPYELVCQMRASFLVAGPLLARFGKACVSFPGGCALGARNIDIHLKGFEKFGAEIKEEGGYITLEADKLKGCEIYLDYPTHTGTENLIMVGVLADGKTIIENCAKEPEIVDFVLFLKKMGAKIEGEGSSTIIIEGVSSLNPCEYLPIPDRIEAGTFLIAGAITKGRVFVQNAIYEHMRGLIAKMSEMGVIIKKRDSGIEAIVKERFKATNVITGPYPSFSTDFQPLICSLMCIADGTSIVKETVFNERTSHIFELSRMGAKIRIAGGEIIIEGVEGLQGANLIASDIRNGAALVLAGLSASSKTTIDRVYHIDRGYEALEKRLSLLGAKISREK